The genomic interval aacgacattttgttttattatttgtttattgatttaaaattaaagataaacaaaacatttttttttataaactcaaaaaaatgtttcattttataataacaaaaatcaatcaataaataacattaattAAAGATTCGCGccattttttcacattttagCGAGAGCTAATTTAAGCTACCgctaaatttgtataacttttATAAAACCATTGGAAATGTATCCTTTAATATAAGCTAGCCAAATGTTCCAAATATATTAACGGATCACTATTTATTTCAGTTACCAGCCATCAGCAGTAAAAGAGCCCAAGCCAACCATGGATCCGAACTCCAGTCCCTGGTCATACGCCTACAACCGCATTGTGCCCGCCAGTGCCGGAAGCTCCGGCGGAACAGCAGAGGACTTCCAGCATCCACACCTGGCCACCATTACGGCCGCCAGCATCGCCAGCTTCAATGCGGCGGCCGCCAGTGGTGGCAGCTTTGTGCCTCCATCACCAATTGGCAGCTACAACCCAGTATTCCAGCAGATCTACCATCATGCGGCGGCGGCCAGTGTCCAGCCGAAGCCCGCCCACTATGCCTCGTCGGCGGTGAGCACGCCGCAccgccagctgcagctgccaaGTTCGCTGGACAAGCAGCTCAGTTCGTTCCAGAACCAGGCGGCCGTGTCGGCGGCAGCGGCTGCTGTGGTCAACAATGTGGCCTCGAACTACTACGGGGAGAACTCCTCGTCGAGTGGAGCCTCACCATCGCCCACAACGGTGGCTCTGACCTCAACGTCGTTGACCTGGAACACGCCGAACATGATATCGAACACCTTTCTGGctatgcaacagcagcaggcgcagcagcaacagcaacaggcgcagcagcagcagcaacaggcccaacagcaacagcagcaggcgcaacagcaacagctcaATCTGGTGGCTGAAAAAGTGGTGAGTAGGATTCGTTTGTTTTACGTTCGGCTTTCAGATCACTCTACTATCAGTAAAACAGCTTCTGGGGAAGCGCACATACTTATTAAAACCCCGCAGGCTCTATCGCATTTATCGCATACTAACATAACATCCCTCCCAATCAACCCATCAAAGCATAGACTAAGCCTAGCCTCTCTATGTCGAATCAATCCCAAAACCAAACActttccgattccgattcaaTCTATGTACGGTGCGCTGTAGCAGATTAAGCaggaaaagcaattaaaagccTACAACGACCCGATTTACCTGAtccaactgcaacagcagcaacaacaacaggcagcggcgcagcagcaacagcagcagctccagcagcaactgcaacaggaGATCGCCGAGGCAGACACAGAACCGGACACCTATTACACCATTGATGGCCGGAAGGTCAAGGTGACGCGGAAGGATGGTCAGCCGTATCGGGCAACGATAGTAGACCAACAGGATGCCAGTCCGGTGCCGCTGGCAGTGCCAGTTCCGGCGGGATCCTATCCGGCGCAATATGCCAGTCCGGCGCTAAGCTCCGCAGATGGATCGCCCATCACGAATTTACATGCGGTGGACGTGGTCAGCACACCGCAGGCCCAGGTGATCGTCTACAAGACGGCGTCCCCTGTGCAGAGGCGGCAAGAAGCAGGCGCTGGATCGTCTGCTACTGCTACACCCACCACGGTGGCCTACTCATCTGTGATACAAAGCAccctgcagcaacagcaacagcagcagaaccTTTGCTGGACGAAGCTGGAGGACGATGGAGCGGGGCAGGAGGACATTAAGAAcgtgctgcagctgcaagtAAAACAGGAACAGCGACAGCTTGAATATGCCAGTGAGGCATCCTCAGTGGAcgctggcggtggtggcgaAAATCTAGTGTTCAACTTGCCGCCCGGGCTGGAGATCAAGCAAACCTTCTATCCCGCGGGCGTGGTCGATGgggagcaactgcagctgcaggagcaCAATCAGAACCAATCCCAGTCCTCCGGTCGGCGCCAACACGTGGTAGCCAACATGATCATGTCGCCGTCGGCGGGCAACTTAGCGTCACAGATTCAAGTAGTGCCAAAGGTTTGTAtgtcattttttttatttccgtttctatttgtttaatttgtttgtgttCTGCCTTTATTTGGGTTTAATTGCTTTCAATACTATTTCTTTTAAGCCTTTACCAACTTAGATAGACTAGTTTGGAAGATCTCTTATTCAGTTCACTGTCTACGCCTGTGTAcgctttttctctctctgaTTGGTTAAATAGTATGTTTTAATGTACATCATTGGCgagaaataaattttaattaacaaaacgTTACATTACAGCTAAATAGCTTAAATAAAAGGCACATTTAAATACAGAATTCCAAATATTTATCTTAATCAAGAAAATGTAGTATACTTAGTATTATTGTAGAGTACTAACTGGGAATTATAGAATTGATTGTTTGTTAAAACCTTGCTCTGTAgcttatgtttttttaaaaatatgcatGCCTTTAATTATTTCTTGTATTATGGTGGAAGCTATTTCTTTGGCCTTTTGTTATATGCTTAATTTGAAATTGTTCTGTTCCATCTAACAAAAACTGCTTCAAATACTGCTAACTAATTCTCTAATTTAAAGTCCTGTGGCCACTTTGAAACTGTGACGTTATGTTGTAATGGTATGATCCAATCTTAATGGGGGTAAACCCAAGCACCAACCGCGTTTGCAGCCCAGTTGTAAAGACCACATAAAATGCTCTGGGAGCAACCTGTTCTTTTTACCAGCCAGTGTACACGTTTACCAACTGTTTCTAATGTCCCAATGTCCAAGCTATCGATAGTGCGCTGTTTGCTTATAACCTTTGTTGATGCGGACTGTTCTAATCTTCATTCTTTCCACACTTGCTTACAGGAGGAGGTGAAGCCGCCGCCAAAACCAGCGAAGACTCCACGCAAGCGCCAACCGAAGAAAACGCTCATCCCCAGTAGCAGCGACTACGGCAATGTGCGCAGTCCCCAGGAACCGCAGCATCatcagttgcagcagcaacagcaacaacagcagcagcacaatcagcaacagcagcaacagaacaCGTACTACGACTTCAATAGCAAGTGGAATACTCCGCTAAAGACGGAAAACAATGCGGCGTCCGTTTCGCCAGCGGCCACAATCAACATACCCACATATCCTCAGCAgagccaacagcagcaacaccagcagcagcaagcgcagcaacaacagcagcaacacttgCCACAGCCTGCACACCTGCAGTCCTCGCAGGCCCAGTCACACTTGACCCAGTTGGCGCAATACTATCCAGCCTTCCCCCAGCCCATTGCCTCCCAGTACACTGCCTGcatgcagcaacagcaacagcagcagcagcaacaacaacaacagcagcagcagcaacagcaggcggCCTAtacacagcaacaacaccagcaaGCCTAtacacaacaacagcagcagcaggcgcagcagcaacgcCAGGAGAAGAGCGAGGCCACTCAACAGCAAGAGGAGGAGGCGAAcgcagctgcagcggcggcggcagcagcagcggccaGCAACAAGGTCATCGTGCCTAACATCGAAGAGGAACTGGACTTTTTGGCTGATGCCACAGCCACACCGAAGCAGGGCTATGCCAACTCCCTGTCCAGCAACGGTCGCGGCACCAACTCCTCCACGAATAACACAAACTTCGGCATACGTAATCCGAACAAAACTCCTTCCCCGGAGCCAACGAACTGCCCACCCAACTCGCATGCCTCCAACAATGGGCATGGTCATTCAGCGGTGACGCCAGCGACGCCTTCAAGCACCGGAGTCAGTGCATCCACGGCGTACAGCCCGGTTGCTCCGAAGCCTGTAAGCGTGGGCACGCTTATTGGGGAGAAGAAGACTCAGTTTATGGACAGCTATCTGAAGTTTCTGCAGGGCGAGCGGGACGACGATCCGCCGCCTGTCGTGAAACCATCGCGGAAGTTAAATTACCCACGAGCTCCGTACAAGCGGAAAGGCAAAGGTTCTGGAAGCGGTGATGAGCCCACAACCTCACAGGCCACACAGTCAGCGGGGGATGCCGTCCAGGCAGTAGATGGACTAGCAGGACTCGTCGGCGATGATGGGCATCGCATCAAAATACTCTCGCAGACGCAAATACTCCCCAAGAAGCGTCCGCACGCCCAAATGGTGGCTGCTGCAGCCGCGGCGGAGTCGGCACCTTCGTCGTCGGTGATCCAGCAGCCCGGGGATCAAACCTCCTTCCGGCCATacgcccagcagcaacagcaggcgcaacagcagcagcagcaatcgaTGAGCGGACAGCATTTTGTGCAGCAGCATTGCGCCCAACTGACAGCTGGAACGGGTCAAGGTATGTTACTTGACCAACAGCATAGTACCAATAAGCACTCCACTATCGCTACTTCCACGCCatgcaacaactacaacaacaacaacaatcaccACCACACGCCAGCCAGCGCGAATGCAACAGCGAATTCGAATTCAACAACGCCGACGCCAGCACCAGCGCCGAATCCTCATCATTTTATAAACCTGCTGTGGCCTTGGCAGCACTAGCGGCTGCCAGAAGCAGCCGCACCACTCACCCacgcagcaccaccaccacccacaccacaCGGACAGACAGCCAGACAGACAACCGACCACTAGACCCTTGGACGGTGTGTATATGTAAAAAACAACCATAATgacatcaaaaaaaaaaacaaggaaacCGCTAtcttttaaattgttaaaagagcaaacaaaaaaagaaaaaacaaaaggagaaTCCCATGAACAAAAGTATAAAGTATTTTTGAGATGAAATCGAGAAgaacaaatattattaattttcaaaaacccaaataaaccgtgtatttttattatttgtactTGTAAGACGGATCAGAATCCGGTGGCGATTCCGATCcaggtgctggtgctggtgttCCATGGCCGTGGGAgatggtgttgctggtgtGTTTGTTAGTTTGTTGTAGTtgatgttgtcgttgtggATCTCGTCCCGTTCCGTTCGTGCCACCCGGGGATTCCCCACGTCCAGTTCAATGTTGCTAACCCACTTTTGTGCTCTCCACAGACCCCTTGAGTGTGCCGCCGCGACGGGAGCAATGCTCCCGCAAGGCCAAGCAGAGCAGCATGCATGCCATGCTCATGAATTCCAGTTCTGTCGCCGGCGATGGTGGAGTAGTTGGCGAGCCGGATGAGTTCACCGACTCGGACACGGATCCTGTATGGACTCCGCAGGAGGAAGACGTAAGTGTTTCGCCTCCGGTCTCGAAAACCTCTGTCTCACAACCTGCTTATCACTCCTCACACGCAGAGCGATGATGGAAAGGGCTACGGGAAACGAAAGTTGGCTCGCCGGTCGAAGGGCACTCCTCGCAAGAACACCTATGACCATTCCTCAGACCtgcaacaaccacaacaacagcagcagcaacatcaccagcaactgcagcagatGCAGGtcaaccagcagcaccaccagcagcagcagcagcaacaggtgcAACAAATGGCGGGTGGCGAATCAAGCTATAACTCACAACAGAATATGTCCGGAGTGGCTGATGTGGGATATGCCAGCGCATCATCGGGCGCAGCTGCTAACTCGGAGAACTTTAAAGTAGGTTGATATACATACACTTTTTTACGATGAAGCCTAACACtcttatttttgtaaaattttagACGGGCGACTTTATAGTTTTGCGATCGGATCTCGTGAACGATTGGCCCACCATTTGGCAGGTGGActcaaagtgcattttgcaAAAGTACGAGCCTTTCCGCCAAAACGGAAAGACCTTCTATCGTAACATGTCAAAGGTGGGTGTAATGGGTCTCCACCATgagtatatattttgtaaattaatatatattttttgatttcagTACGCCTCTTGGAATCTCGAAACAAAGAAACTCTACCTCAAAGCACCGGTGCGCATTCAACTGCATTCACACACCGAGACAATTGTCGAGTTCATGCGATCAGAGCTGCTGGCCGACGATACCGAGCAGTTTATTGAGAAGATCATGGAAGACTATCTGTCCTATAGGGATAATTTTGAGATATATATTCAGACTATGATCTCTCAGGCCCTGGATCCAAGCTTCTTCTCAGAAATAACCCGGGAAAAGGGTAAGCTATATAGAACGAGAActgcttattaattattacGCACTTATTATCAATGCATTATCCATAGACGACTACTTTTTGGGCAGTGTTCGTGTGGTAGACAATATCATGGAAAATTGCAAGCGAAAGCTGCTGGCCATCACTCCTTGGACAAGGAGTACAATCTCCTCCATTGAGACTTGGCCCAAGTGCCATGTGTTCTCCGAATGGGAGCAAAACAATCTTACCCAGAAGAATTGCGCCGGTTGCCACCAGCCAGGCATCGCTGTGCGTTTCCTTCTCTTCGGAGAGCCGTATAATCCAAACACCATGCAGACTATTCCCGTTGATCCGCGTATCGCGTATGAAAAGGTAATGCTGAGAAAATAGTTATATTATAAGTCTATTTAACATTTATAACATGAACGCTATTTTGCTCCTGCAGGACATTGTCTTATGCCGCATCTGTGCCGCTCGTGCAGATCTCTTTCACAAGATTGCACACGAAAAGTTTAATCTGTTCATCAACTGTTCGCAGCGAGTAaccgagcagcagcaacagttccCAGGAAAGACATCAACAGAGATATTGAATGATCTGCTGGCCGAACACAACTGGATCGACGAAGTATAACTCGAGATTACCTACATTTGCTTCTGATGTacttatataaattattttcagctGTTCCGCAACATGCGCAACTGCTGGGCTGAGGTGGAGAGTCTGGAGAGGCAGAAGCGCTTCCGGGAGGTCATGCAGTAAAGCCATTCTTACTAGGAGCCATTGTCAGGAAAGTCTGCTAATTGCGTATCCAAGTGCTGGACATTAGGACATGAAACGCCAAGCCCCACGTATTGCTGCAATAAACTCAATGAgttgttattttattatataccAGAAGACACGCAAAAGCTTAGTTTTAGTGCAAGACACATATTGTACTGTGTAGGCCTTTAGTTTAAGATAAAGTCTATTCTCGGACTATGCAAGTGCATGCCATGTAAATAGCTATACAAATAGCTATAGCCGCGCATTAtatcatacatatatgtatggaaTTAAAAGTACTAAAAAAACAAGTAGTACTGTCCCTATTAAATAGAAACACAATATTTCTGTTGCGTTGAAATTGGTAAAATATTCTTTTTGctaaatttcaaaataagaTTGATTTTGTAGCATTTCTTAAGAAGATTATTTACCTTAAATTCCCGCAAACAATCAAATTGTGTTTTGCTACCGAATGTGGTAGGGAATGCATTATCATCACTATACTTACTAATTGTACATATTTAGTTTAAACCTTAGTTACACAAACCCAGTTGCAGACATTTAGGTAACATTATTTGTTATACggattttaatttaagttgTGAATTCGTAGAATCCCCGAATAAATATGAAAGAACCACATATGTATACTGGCAAAAGCTTTAGTTTTGCCTCGCTTAAAAGTCACCTTATTTACACGCTGAACTTCTAtggaaaatgatttatttattttattatttataatactTTAGAACTTTGCTCGGAGTTCATTTTAAATAGTGTCTCTGTCatgttatattttataagaTCCTCAACGATGCCAGTAATTCGCCGCTTGAAAATTGGTAAAGTCCGGGCATTGAGCATTTCGTATTCTTCAATTAGCTCCTTATACTTGGGTTCATCAGAAGATGTCGAAAGATTCTGGATGGCCTCGGACACAGTATCGATATCAATTACTTCGTTGGCGTTGGAAATAAAAAAGGGTAGCGAAAATGCGCCCATTATCAAACCGTAAACACCGAAAAGCTGCAATTGCCGATTGAAGACACTGCGTGGATATATGTCCTCGAGCGAAAGATTACACGATGCCAATTTCAGGTGCAGCGTGTTGTAGTAAGCTTCCATAAAGGCGGGGAAGTGCTCGTCCCGCAATTCTTTCTCCGTGCAGGCAAATAGGTAATGGACTATGTCGAGAACGGGCGGTGCATACCGTGACATTTGAAAGTCGATGAGCTTGGCCTCCACAGGTTGATCAGAATTAGGCTGAGGAACATCAATAGTTATCAAAAGAAtccaacaaaaattgtttttataattcaGGTAGGTGACTTATGTCGGAGAAGTACTACGAATTAAAAGGAATTGTTACCTCGTGCCTGTAGAGAATATTATTATTCCAGAAGTCACCATGACAGATAACAGCATGTGGTGCCTGTGCGTTTCCGTCCACACAGTAAAGAGCCAAGGATTTTAACTGCTGTTCGCACAATTGCAGGACTTCCTGGACCGCAGCCACTTGGTCTCCATCGGATTCACTCAGGATGTTTCTCGCCCTTCGCAACTGTACCTTTCCAAACTCAATAGTGACTTCCTCAATTTCGGGTGTAAAGAGGTTATCCTTCTTCACGAACTCCACTAGCTTCTTGAACTGTACGGAATCGGTCCGCTGCAGAATGAATGAGCACGCATGTAGCTCCGCTAAAGCTTTCAGGGAGCAGATCACGATGTCGTAGGTAGGCATAATACTGCGCGAATTGGGAAGAAATCCGCTTTCAGATAGGTCCTCGAATATCAAGAACTCATCGGGAGCTTTTAAGCAATAGGCCTGTAGGGCCGGCGGCACGGTGAACGTGTTCGGATCTTGTGATAGCTCCCGAAAAACGGGGAATACCTCCTGGTACATAAAAACCTCGCGAGCATAGTACTCCACGACATGCATGTGGGACCTTCGGGCCTCGTTTCTAGGCGCCATTTTGACCACCACGGTTGCTGCGTCCGCGATCGTGGGCCAACTCACTCGGAGAACCTGTCCGTAGGCATTCTCCCCAACTCCGGCCATCGGTTGCGAGACCATAGGTGTGCCATGGCGTTGGTAGAGCTCCAAAAGGACTCGGGTAACGGCGTCGGAAAGCTCGTTCTCGCTCATTTTGTTACCTGTTGTGAAGCTTCGTCAATGAATCTATCTTGCCAACTGAACTACTGCAGCGGTTGATACTGCTTTTATAGTTCGTCGGCCGAAAAGCTCCACACTAGTTGCGCTGCATTGAGGGTGGTGGTGATGTGAGAAACCACGTGACCAGGTGGCGAATGGTCAAGTGCTGGGCATCCTTCTTGATTCGAAACTGTAGAATTTTTATAGATACTAAggttaattttttgtattggtcgaaatatttgtaaaacaaaTCTTTACTAATATTAGATTCATTCTTAGataatgtatgtacataggtaTCAGATATAAAATATGTGCGATTTTAATAAACTCATCTTGTTATCAACACTTATTTCATTAAGGGCAGATCAGTAAATTACTAAAATCAACGAATGAAACGAATGATTTATATATAaggtttttgaaaataaaaatttttttccttCATCCTTACAAACAATTTCGTTATATAAGAGCATTTccaacaaaccgccaaaaataCGTAATCGTTAAAAGGCAACGAACTTTAGGGGGAACTTTTTGTACTCTTGTTCCCCAAAAGGTTTGGtagtttaattgaaatcataACCGAAATATTTGTAGAGATTTCACTAGTTATTTACTAGTGTTGTAATCTAAGATACATATAACTAAAAAGTTGCAAATATTTAGCTTCGAAATAGGTTTTTCGGTTTCGCTGCACTGCAATACCAATATGTACCCGGAATTAATctcctttttatttgtaaagCCCCAACAATGCCCTCAATCCTGAAGGTTTGCACAAAATATGTAAGCCAATCGATCGATAGAAACGAAATGCACTATTCCTATTGTGCGCTATATTCAGATCCAACGTCAGTAGTTTCGGTCGTTGACCCAACTCAAGGCCATCGCTAATGCGAACATACACTCAGGGGACTTTCTCGTATATGCAAGCTATTGTACTAGCAAGTAGTTAGAAAAGCATGCGATTGAGGAAGACAAAGTCAA from Drosophila yakuba strain Tai18E2 chromosome 3L, Prin_Dyak_Tai18E2_2.1, whole genome shotgun sequence carries:
- the LOC6534832 gene encoding uncharacterized protein LOC6534832, which produces MSENELSDAVTRVLLELYQRHGTPMVSQPMAGVGENAYGQVLRVSWPTIADAATVVVKMAPRNEARRSHMHVVEYYAREVFMYQEVFPVFRELSQDPNTFTVPPALQAYCLKAPDEFLIFEDLSESGFLPNSRSIMPTYDIVICSLKALAELHACSFILQRTDSVQFKKLVEFVKKDNLFTPEIEEVTIEFGKVQLRRARNILSESDGDQVAAVQEVLQLCEQQLKSLALYCVDGNAQAPHAVICHGDFWNNNILYRHEPNSDQPVEAKLIDFQMSRYAPPVLDIVHYLFACTEKELRDEHFPAFMEAYYNTLHLKLASCNLSLEDIYPRSVFNRQLQLFGVYGLIMGAFSLPFFISNANEVIDIDTVSEAIQNLSTSSDEPKYKELIEEYEMLNARTLPIFKRRITGIVEDLIKYNMTETLFKMNSEQSSKVL